A window from Alkalicoccobacillus plakortidis encodes these proteins:
- a CDS encoding DUF4179 domain-containing protein codes for MANLPEKVRSTLDDTYKEIKLKSSQRKKRRYVRRTIISAAAAVLAGFILMNEDVQASFSQLFQGDRGVNKAISEGYVQTDGSKASDQGIEITLEDHFYDDRKLGMNIKMEFEDVKQLKDIERVEFDYRLKNGDGTYLKESIPDTKTRKGNGTSYFSGGAEEAVLHNSDGLVQIEALYDNIGEETIPDIKNATLEVESIHLWSNGDFESIDGEWIISMNDMEQRRNSEPAQYVAVDETAPIKIKEATANPTSLYLEFEVEGDYREQEHVFSEMVIVDSAGDQYGIDLFRWYFGDQYQTTTISTTFQISSYDNLNSFTFEIEGIGEVELKKIE; via the coding sequence TTGGCTAATCTTCCAGAGAAGGTTCGTTCTACATTAGATGATACCTATAAAGAAATTAAATTAAAATCATCTCAACGTAAAAAGAGAAGATACGTTCGACGCACAATTATTTCGGCTGCAGCAGCTGTGTTGGCTGGATTCATATTAATGAATGAAGATGTGCAGGCTTCGTTTTCACAGTTGTTTCAAGGTGATCGAGGTGTAAATAAGGCCATCTCAGAGGGTTATGTGCAAACGGATGGTAGCAAAGCAAGTGATCAAGGAATTGAAATAACCCTCGAGGACCATTTTTATGACGATCGGAAGTTAGGGATGAATATTAAGATGGAGTTTGAGGATGTAAAGCAGTTAAAAGATATTGAGCGAGTAGAGTTTGATTATCGACTGAAAAACGGAGATGGAACGTACTTAAAAGAAAGCATACCTGATACAAAAACACGTAAGGGGAATGGGACCTCATATTTTAGTGGTGGTGCCGAAGAAGCCGTATTACATAATAGTGATGGACTTGTTCAGATTGAAGCATTGTATGACAATATTGGTGAAGAAACGATACCTGACATAAAAAATGCAACTTTAGAAGTAGAATCGATTCATCTATGGAGTAATGGAGATTTTGAAAGTATCGATGGCGAGTGGATTATTTCAATGAATGATATGGAACAAAGAAGAAATAGTGAACCGGCTCAGTATGTAGCTGTGGATGAAACAGCACCAATTAAAATAAAAGAAGCGACAGCTAATCCAACCTCTTTATATCTTGAGTTTGAAGTTGAAGGGGATTATCGTGAACAAGAGCATGTCTTTTCGGAGATGGTTATTGTGGATTCAGCGGGTGATCAATATGGAATTGATTTGTTCAGGTGGTACTTTGGTGATCAATATCAAACCACAACCATTTCGACCACCTTCCAAATCTCATCTTATGACAACTTGAATTCATTTACTTTCGAGATTGAAGGTATTGGTGAGGTAGAGTTGAAGAAAATTGAATAA
- a CDS encoding RNA polymerase sigma factor: protein MERLVKKAKKGDGDAFVQLIQQYEEVLYRTAIRFVKDEQDTADLLQDTILTAFERLHTLKKNEYFHTWLCKILLNKCTSLVKKKQKTQVLDLPNQLLEAADSFKDIELADALNSLSDQYRLVFTLYYVVGYTTKEISTMINEPEGTIKSRLSRGKAILRDTYYTFEGVKTIG, encoded by the coding sequence ATGGAACGGTTGGTGAAAAAAGCTAAAAAAGGCGATGGAGATGCCTTTGTACAGCTTATACAGCAGTATGAGGAAGTTCTATATCGTACAGCGATTCGATTTGTTAAAGATGAGCAAGACACAGCAGATCTCTTGCAGGATACGATTTTAACGGCATTTGAACGGCTACACACACTAAAAAAGAATGAGTATTTTCATACGTGGCTTTGCAAAATATTGCTTAATAAATGTACAAGTCTAGTGAAAAAGAAACAAAAAACACAAGTGCTTGATCTCCCAAATCAGCTATTAGAAGCAGCAGATTCGTTTAAAGATATAGAATTGGCAGATGCGCTTAATAGCTTATCGGATCAATATCGATTGGTTTTTACTCTTTATTATGTCGTTGGCTATACGACAAAAGAAATCAGTACGATGATTAATGAGCCAGAAGGTACGATTAAATCTAGACTTTCTCGCGGAAAAGCAATTCTCCGAGATACCTACTATACATTTGAAGGAGTGAAAACCATTGGCTAA
- a CDS encoding acetamidase/formamidase family protein, producing MKKQKPLLGSDIDHDFDNHGPHVVTGPVAIEGAEPGDVLKVEILSLTPRVPYGVISNRHYKGALPEEFPENDGPQEGASADNPELYNNVSLFTPIEYIDEQWYGQILGEDVQFPIDPFMGMMGVATDTEDEVHSVPPTHTGGNIDINDLTEGSTLYLPIEVTGGLFYTGDPHFAQGDGEVALTALEASLRTTFRLTVLKNGDESIPGNASEFTHPFGETDDFWIPIGLDEDLNEAMKDATRRSINFLEDELGMDRAKAYAYLSAATDYEVSQVVDQTKGIHGMIRKADFSNKLASIDSNQSENQEGGSLPNTATNTTIWLLLGSGLLLAGIAFYFFTIRRKTSIK from the coding sequence TTGAAGAAGCAAAAACCATTGCTTGGTTCAGATATTGATCACGACTTTGATAACCATGGACCACATGTTGTTACCGGCCCGGTTGCAATTGAAGGGGCTGAACCAGGGGATGTATTAAAAGTCGAGATTCTTTCCCTAACACCACGCGTACCATATGGAGTTATCTCGAACCGTCATTATAAGGGGGCACTTCCTGAAGAATTCCCTGAAAATGATGGACCACAAGAAGGCGCAAGTGCTGACAATCCTGAACTATATAATAATGTTTCACTATTTACACCAATTGAATACATAGATGAGCAATGGTATGGTCAAATTCTAGGTGAGGACGTTCAATTCCCAATTGATCCCTTTATGGGCATGATGGGAGTAGCAACAGACACAGAAGATGAAGTTCACTCTGTCCCTCCGACTCATACTGGCGGGAACATTGATATCAATGATCTGACAGAAGGTTCTACTCTCTATCTACCCATCGAAGTGACGGGTGGTCTTTTTTACACAGGTGATCCTCATTTTGCCCAAGGTGATGGCGAGGTTGCCTTAACAGCCTTAGAAGCATCTCTTCGTACTACCTTCCGTCTTACAGTCTTAAAAAATGGTGACGAATCCATCCCTGGCAACGCCTCAGAATTCACACATCCGTTCGGAGAAACAGATGACTTCTGGATTCCAATAGGACTAGACGAAGATTTGAACGAAGCCATGAAAGACGCTACAAGAAGGTCGATTAATTTTCTTGAAGATGAATTAGGAATGGATCGGGCAAAAGCCTATGCTTATCTAAGTGCAGCAACTGACTACGAGGTCTCTCAAGTTGTTGACCAGACAAAAGGTATACATGGAATGATTAGAAAAGCTGATTTTTCAAATAAACTTGCAAGCATTGATTCCAATCAATCTGAGAATCAAGAGGGTGGATCTCTCCCGAATACCGCAACCAACACAACGATCTGGCTTCTTCTGGGATCAGGACTTTTATTGGCGGGGATTGCCTTTTATTTTTTTACAATCAGACGGAAAACTTCGATAAAATGA
- a CDS encoding AraC family transcriptional regulator → MLTKNEIEKMLFPLNDEEKQLRNRAASADIKELKVTTDDKKVFLFDESLFIQKEKLSILPHTRYSEVPMHVHSYIELIYVYKGECKQIIKGEDVALLEGEFCLLDKRVPHKVLETNENDIIINILLRENYFSYSFIDKLKKKSVITQFLSNIIYQHTNRDSYIVFHSAKNPNLKQIMLSVLGEYYDKDEYAEIIIDHYMTILFTELLRVYDYEWHQNSINTQSHLVMEVLSYMIKDTRGCNLADIAKKLGYNSSYLSTLIKRKTSYTFSELLKKQRIRLAYELLIKTELSLDSILDEVGYTNKTFFYAAFKNEYGCKPSEIRKNNHGDADEFWRDDLGGEGRDSS, encoded by the coding sequence ATGCTAACAAAAAACGAAATCGAAAAGATGCTATTTCCACTGAATGATGAAGAGAAACAATTACGGAATCGTGCCGCTTCTGCAGACATAAAAGAATTAAAGGTTACGACGGATGATAAAAAAGTGTTTTTATTTGATGAGTCACTATTTATACAAAAAGAAAAGCTTTCCATTCTTCCGCATACTCGTTATTCCGAAGTGCCAATGCATGTTCACTCATATATTGAATTGATCTATGTCTACAAAGGAGAATGTAAGCAGATCATTAAGGGAGAGGACGTTGCTTTATTAGAAGGGGAGTTTTGTTTATTAGATAAAAGAGTTCCTCACAAAGTACTTGAAACAAACGAGAATGATATTATTATCAATATTTTATTAAGGGAAAACTATTTTTCCTATTCCTTTATTGATAAATTAAAAAAGAAAAGTGTGATCACTCAATTTTTATCAAATATTATCTATCAACATACAAATAGAGATTCCTATATTGTATTTCATTCAGCTAAGAATCCAAATTTAAAGCAAATTATGCTTTCTGTACTTGGAGAGTATTATGATAAAGACGAATACGCAGAAATCATTATTGATCATTATATGACGATTCTGTTTACTGAATTGTTGCGAGTGTACGACTATGAATGGCATCAAAATTCAATTAATACTCAGTCCCATCTCGTCATGGAAGTTCTCTCATACATGATAAAGGATACAAGAGGCTGCAATTTAGCTGATATTGCAAAGAAACTAGGCTACAACTCATCTTATTTAAGTACATTAATCAAAAGGAAAACGTCGTACACGTTCAGCGAGTTATTAAAAAAACAGCGTATCAGATTGGCCTATGAATTATTGATTAAAACGGAATTAAGTTTGGATAGTATTTTGGATGAAGTTGGTTATACAAATAAAACGTTTTTCTACGCGGCTTTTAAAAATGAATATGGATGTAAACCTAGTGAAATCAGAAAAAATAATCATGGTGATGCTGATGAGTTTTGGAGAGATGATCTTGGAGGTGAAGGAAGGGACAGTAGTTAA
- a CDS encoding Rrf2 family transcriptional regulator translates to MIFIQLTNYTDYSLRTLLYVGSLSPDERAQVKDIAGAYQISLNHLQKIAYDLGKQGLLKTTRGKNGGVALAVQPESINIGALVRSLEDFGIVECFTNKDNCLISCSCKLKSVLHQAKSAFISVLDQYTLADLLENKNELYELFKEGQTK, encoded by the coding sequence GTGATTTTTATTCAATTAACCAATTACACCGACTACTCATTACGGACCCTTCTGTATGTTGGGAGTCTTTCACCAGACGAACGTGCCCAAGTAAAAGACATTGCTGGTGCTTATCAAATTTCACTTAACCATCTCCAAAAAATTGCTTACGACTTAGGTAAACAAGGACTATTAAAAACAACCAGAGGCAAAAACGGCGGTGTTGCACTAGCCGTTCAACCAGAAAGTATTAATATAGGTGCCCTCGTCCGTTCATTAGAGGACTTCGGGATCGTTGAATGTTTTACTAATAAGGACAATTGCTTGATTAGTTGCTCCTGCAAACTAAAATCCGTCCTTCATCAAGCCAAATCTGCTTTTATCTCCGTATTAGACCAATACACATTAGCCGATTTGCTTGAGAACAAGAATGAATTGTATGAGTTATTTAAAGAAGGCCAAACGAAATAA
- a CDS encoding alpha/beta hydrolase — MDQKIENDLIHYEHSFSSDDTSETIVLIHCNAADMTVFDWVVPYLRQSFHVVRYDLRGFGQSARGTHPLSLDTFAKDLHSLLKEIGLEKAHIAGLQLGALIAIRFAHMYKDMVNSLVLMSIPCFPPELLEKITTHRMAIRPEGTEIPTDYILRQASTLPAGHPAIEQAAKSALACDVNVCKEITQLTMMSNPLDELANISQPTLIISGAEDVFFPYHYLHAVVRGFSHCQSIVMPNASSLIVLDDPKMLSSILISYFQLESYSTEQTDPFLTSMKEAIRSSVTSLQLPAARVNAILHIETAGEFTVFINDQPIPDGWNKRYAKSLLLFFVIHPSASREQICDTFWPDLPLATAKKNLRVYLLHLRTLLNQEHEEPLLDVGRERIYLKGTIRCDLLDLLRVTKEALLEPKTDTRLTLIEKIETSLQGIQSPVLYEEWYMTIWNDLQNHWVSLFSWSAKELAQLGHYELALRQLQTALTSIKDEYLIETALEIAYKSQSQLLIDQWTRTHDGFLSNESLN, encoded by the coding sequence ATGGATCAAAAAATAGAAAACGATTTGATTCACTATGAGCATTCTTTTTCAAGTGATGACACGTCCGAGACGATTGTTTTAATTCATTGCAACGCCGCTGATATGACTGTATTTGACTGGGTTGTTCCTTATCTACGGCAGTCCTTTCATGTGGTACGCTATGATTTGCGTGGATTTGGTCAAAGCGCAAGAGGCACTCATCCTTTATCCCTCGACACATTTGCAAAAGACTTACATTCGTTACTTAAAGAAATCGGTTTAGAAAAGGCTCACATAGCTGGTCTTCAACTTGGTGCATTGATTGCTATTCGATTTGCACATATGTATAAGGATATGGTTAACTCTCTAGTTTTGATGTCAATTCCTTGTTTCCCCCCTGAGTTACTAGAGAAAATTACTACACATCGAATGGCTATAAGGCCTGAGGGAACTGAGATCCCAACGGATTATATTTTAAGGCAGGCAAGCACATTGCCAGCAGGACATCCAGCAATTGAACAAGCGGCCAAAAGCGCTTTAGCTTGTGATGTGAATGTTTGTAAGGAGATTACCCAACTGACCATGATGTCTAATCCACTTGATGAGTTGGCAAACATTTCACAGCCTACTCTCATCATCTCTGGGGCAGAAGATGTATTTTTTCCTTATCACTATCTTCATGCTGTTGTTAGGGGATTTTCTCACTGTCAATCTATCGTTATGCCAAATGCATCGAGTCTAATTGTATTAGATGATCCCAAAATGCTCTCCTCTATTCTTATTTCCTATTTTCAACTAGAATCCTACTCAACAGAACAGACAGATCCATTTTTAACTAGTATGAAGGAAGCCATTCGTTCTTCAGTAACGTCCTTACAGCTACCAGCAGCTAGAGTAAATGCGATCTTGCATATTGAAACAGCCGGTGAATTTACTGTTTTTATAAATGATCAACCTATTCCAGATGGTTGGAACAAACGCTACGCAAAATCTTTGTTGCTTTTCTTTGTCATTCATCCATCAGCTAGTAGAGAGCAAATATGTGACACCTTCTGGCCAGATCTTCCTTTAGCTACAGCTAAAAAGAATCTTCGTGTCTACTTATTACATTTACGTACTTTACTTAATCAAGAACATGAAGAACCTCTACTTGATGTAGGGCGTGAACGTATCTACCTTAAAGGCACCATTAGATGTGATTTGCTTGACCTATTACGTGTAACCAAAGAAGCTTTGCTTGAGCCTAAAACAGATACACGCTTGACGTTAATAGAAAAAATAGAGACTTCTCTTCAAGGCATCCAGTCTCCCGTTTTGTATGAAGAGTGGTACATGACAATTTGGAATGACCTACAGAATCACTGGGTTTCTCTCTTTAGCTGGAGCGCAAAGGAACTTGCTCAACTAGGACATTATGAACTGGCATTACGTCAGCTCCAAACCGCTTTAACAAGTATAAAGGACGAGTATCTCATCGAGACTGCATTAGAAATTGCTTATAAAAGTCAATCCCAACTACTTATCGATCAATGGACAAGAACTCATGACGGATTCTTAAGCAATGAATCGTTAAACTAA
- the hmpA gene encoding NO-inducible flavohemoprotein, translating into MTNSLTTNQVELIKASVPVLAEHGTSITKCFYSNLFKAHPELLNMFNQSNQKQSKQQQALANTLYAAAANIENLESLLPIVRQIAQKHRSLQVKPEHYPIVGHYLIHAIKETLGDAATDELLQAWEAAYGIIADIFILVEKEMYLEAQSEKGGWDGYRRFVVKKKQKESDLVTSFYLVPEDGQKLPNFLPGQYVTVKGYNKKDEYTHLRQYSLSDMPGKDYFRLSIKREGTVSEYMHHQVEEGAFVELTAPAGEFTIDLNSNNELVLLSAGIGVTPLMSMAKGALQAQPERAVQFTHATRNESTHVFREEVEQLCLDHSSFQYDFRYTERGEEAVLTSHCIKRIVHDKPQQFYICGPVSFVNEMEEYLHQAGVPRECIHFEVFTPLIPV; encoded by the coding sequence ATGACAAACTCTTTGACGACCAATCAAGTTGAATTAATAAAAGCGAGTGTACCCGTTCTTGCTGAACATGGAACATCGATTACGAAATGTTTTTATTCAAATCTATTTAAAGCGCATCCGGAGCTATTAAACATGTTTAATCAATCTAATCAGAAGCAGTCGAAACAGCAGCAGGCATTGGCCAATACTCTCTATGCTGCAGCTGCTAATATTGAAAACTTAGAGTCTCTGCTTCCTATTGTGAGGCAGATTGCACAAAAACACCGCAGTCTACAGGTGAAGCCAGAGCACTACCCAATTGTTGGTCATTATCTAATACATGCTATTAAGGAAACACTTGGTGATGCAGCGACTGATGAATTGCTACAAGCATGGGAAGCTGCTTATGGGATCATTGCGGATATCTTTATTTTAGTCGAGAAAGAAATGTATCTGGAGGCTCAATCTGAAAAAGGAGGTTGGGATGGTTACAGACGTTTTGTCGTGAAGAAGAAACAAAAGGAAAGTGACCTAGTGACGTCTTTTTACTTAGTACCTGAGGATGGTCAAAAGCTCCCTAATTTTCTGCCAGGGCAGTATGTGACAGTGAAAGGCTACAATAAAAAAGATGAGTATACTCACCTACGTCAATACAGCTTATCTGACATGCCTGGTAAGGATTATTTTCGCTTATCAATTAAACGAGAAGGAACTGTGTCCGAATATATGCATCATCAAGTGGAAGAAGGTGCGTTTGTAGAGCTAACTGCACCAGCAGGCGAATTTACTATCGATCTAAACTCTAATAATGAACTCGTATTGCTTAGCGCAGGTATTGGCGTAACTCCATTAATGAGCATGGCAAAGGGTGCATTACAAGCTCAGCCAGAACGTGCTGTTCAATTTACCCATGCCACTAGAAATGAGAGCACTCATGTTTTTCGAGAAGAAGTGGAGCAGCTATGTCTCGATCATTCTTCATTTCAATATGATTTTCGCTATACGGAGCGTGGGGAAGAAGCAGTATTAACCTCACATTGTATAAAAAGAATCGTACATGACAAGCCTCAACAGTTCTACATTTGTGGTCCGGTTTCATTTGTGAATGAAATGGAAGAATACTTGCACCAAGCTGGAGTACCAAGAGAATGTATTCACTTTGAGGTCTTTACACCGTTAATACCTGTGTAA
- a CDS encoding LCP family glycopolymer transferase: MERKTRVQRKKRRWVRITGLVLLFTVLLICSGAGYLYVKANQVATESYSELDRGEKSELRTEPVNVGKDNFSVLIMGDDARPGEEHARSDAMLVATFNREKKSIILTSIPRDSYVEIVGKGKSDKITHANAFGGVDMAVDTVENLLQIPIDHYAIAKFDGLKDIVDSLGGIDVDVAFTFDFTEKGKTLHFTEGPSHLNGEEALAYSRERKNPKAGGDFGRGQRQQQVIESIINDAASISSIQNYDKLFESLGGNLRTDLSFANILSLHGYATSLEKVETVQLSGEPFRGSDGISYVRVDEDSLQTIRAMLKEHLDLQ, from the coding sequence TTGGAACGTAAAACAAGAGTACAACGGAAGAAACGAAGATGGGTCAGAATAACGGGTCTTGTCTTGCTGTTCACTGTTTTGTTGATTTGTTCAGGAGCTGGATACTTATATGTAAAAGCTAATCAAGTAGCTACTGAGTCTTATAGTGAGCTAGATCGTGGTGAAAAGTCTGAGCTTCGTACGGAGCCCGTTAATGTAGGTAAAGATAATTTTTCCGTGTTAATTATGGGTGATGATGCAAGACCAGGTGAGGAACATGCACGTTCAGATGCAATGTTAGTTGCGACCTTTAATAGAGAAAAGAAGTCGATTATTTTAACTAGTATTCCGAGAGACTCCTATGTTGAAATTGTAGGAAAGGGAAAATCAGATAAGATAACCCATGCCAACGCGTTTGGTGGTGTGGATATGGCAGTGGATACTGTGGAGAACCTTCTACAAATTCCAATTGATCACTATGCGATTGCTAAATTTGATGGACTAAAGGATATTGTCGATTCTTTAGGGGGAATTGATGTAGACGTTGCCTTTACGTTTGATTTCACTGAAAAAGGAAAAACACTTCATTTTACAGAGGGACCATCTCATTTGAATGGTGAGGAAGCTCTTGCTTATTCGAGAGAACGAAAAAACCCAAAAGCGGGTGGAGATTTCGGTAGAGGTCAGAGGCAGCAACAGGTTATAGAGTCAATTATTAATGATGCGGCGTCTATAAGCAGTATTCAAAATTATGATAAACTATTTGAGAGTCTTGGTGGTAACTTACGAACAGATCTTTCATTTGCTAACATTCTATCATTACACGGCTATGCAACATCACTTGAGAAGGTGGAGACAGTTCAATTGAGTGGCGAACCTTTCCGTGGTAGTGATGGTATCAGTTATGTGAGAGTGGATGAAGACTCTTTGCAAACTATAAGAGCCATGTTAAAAGAACATTTAGACCTTCAATAG
- a CDS encoding GNAT family N-acetyltransferase, producing MNIYKATIHDLAHVARLFNAYREFYHQKTDLIGATTYITERLNQNDSVIFVAVHEGEHVGFVQLYPTFSSIAMQKAFILNDLFVAETARKNGIGDLLLHKVKEYALAEDVLRLSLSTAIHNKAAQRLYEKHGYERDTDFYHYQLTLED from the coding sequence ATGAATATCTATAAAGCTACCATTCATGATCTTGCGCATGTAGCTAGATTATTTAATGCCTATCGCGAGTTTTATCATCAGAAGACTGATTTAATCGGAGCCACTACTTATATTACCGAGCGACTTAATCAAAACGATTCTGTTATTTTTGTAGCCGTTCATGAAGGAGAGCACGTAGGGTTTGTGCAGCTGTATCCAACCTTTTCATCTATTGCAATGCAAAAAGCATTTATTTTAAATGATTTATTTGTCGCAGAAACAGCTCGTAAAAACGGTATTGGTGATTTGTTGCTACATAAAGTAAAAGAATATGCCTTAGCAGAAGATGTGCTGCGGCTTAGTCTAAGCACCGCCATACATAACAAAGCCGCCCAACGATTATATGAAAAACACGGATATGAGCGCGACACTGATTTTTATCATTATCAACTGACGCTTGAGGATTAA
- a CDS encoding GntP family permease, giving the protein MLLLVLIAASVLLIVIATTKFKVHPFLSLLLGTLFVGFTSGMPLTDLIQSINDGFGGLMTSIGLVIVFGTIIGVILEKAGAAYRMAEVVLRIMGPKRPQLAMSLIGFIVSIPVFCDSGFIILSSLRKALAKRAKVAVASMSVALATGLYATHTLVPPTPGPIAAAGNIGADNYLGTVILIGLIVAIPATLVGYLWAVKVATKIEVPEEEGEEHLDYDQVVASFGKMPSTFSAFLPIILPIVLIGIGSTLSVVGSESGFVSFLIFLGNPMIALLCGVIAALPLLPKYDEETLTGWMGKGLVDAAPILLITGAGGAFGTVIRNSGVEELIQGLDLAGIFTGAFFLLVPFLIAAALKTAQGSSTTALVITSSLVAPLLPVMGIEGAVPLALVVMAIGAGAMTVSHVNDSYFWVVTQFTGMKVTDAYKAQTMATLLQGVVTILVAMGLWLVLV; this is encoded by the coding sequence ATGTTACTACTCGTTTTAATTGCTGCTAGTGTCTTACTAATTGTAATCGCAACCACTAAGTTTAAAGTTCATCCATTCCTTTCTTTGCTTTTGGGAACACTGTTTGTAGGTTTTACTTCAGGTATGCCACTGACTGACCTCATTCAAAGCATTAATGATGGATTTGGTGGGTTGATGACGAGTATCGGGCTTGTCATTGTTTTTGGGACAATTATTGGAGTGATCTTAGAAAAAGCTGGTGCTGCTTACAGGATGGCAGAGGTCGTTCTCAGGATTATGGGACCCAAAAGGCCTCAACTCGCCATGAGCTTAATTGGCTTTATCGTCTCAATTCCTGTGTTCTGTGATTCAGGATTTATCATTTTATCTAGTCTTCGAAAAGCATTAGCCAAACGGGCAAAGGTAGCTGTAGCGTCCATGTCTGTTGCTCTTGCGACAGGTTTGTATGCCACACACACATTGGTTCCCCCAACGCCGGGCCCAATTGCAGCAGCTGGAAATATAGGTGCTGATAACTATCTAGGAACGGTTATATTGATCGGATTAATCGTGGCGATTCCCGCAACTCTAGTAGGCTATCTTTGGGCTGTGAAAGTTGCGACAAAAATTGAAGTGCCAGAAGAAGAGGGTGAGGAGCATCTTGATTACGATCAAGTGGTAGCTTCCTTTGGAAAAATGCCTTCTACTTTTTCAGCGTTCCTACCTATTATTCTTCCAATTGTATTAATAGGTATTGGTTCAACCCTCTCAGTAGTTGGCTCAGAAAGTGGTTTTGTTTCCTTTCTCATCTTTCTTGGAAACCCAATGATCGCTCTACTCTGTGGCGTGATTGCGGCTTTGCCTTTACTGCCAAAATACGATGAAGAAACCCTTACTGGTTGGATGGGGAAAGGTCTAGTAGATGCTGCGCCGATTCTATTAATAACAGGTGCAGGTGGCGCATTTGGAACAGTTATTCGTAATTCAGGAGTAGAAGAGCTTATCCAAGGCTTAGATCTAGCAGGAATTTTTACAGGTGCCTTTTTCTTACTTGTTCCATTCCTAATCGCAGCAGCACTGAAGACAGCCCAAGGCTCCTCAACAACAGCTCTTGTGATTACATCATCTCTCGTTGCACCACTTTTACCTGTAATGGGTATTGAAGGAGCGGTTCCTCTGGCCTTAGTCGTCATGGCAATTGGCGCAGGAGCGATGACCGTTAGTCATGTAAATGATAGCTACTTCTGGGTAGTCACTCAGTTCACTGGCATGAAAGTAACCGATGCCTATAAGGCGCAAACGATGGCTACATTGCTACAGGGTGTGGTGACGATTTTGGTAGCTATGGGATTATGGCTAGTGTTAGTGTAG
- a CDS encoding Lrp/AsnC family transcriptional regulator, protein MSDMYQMPNSSLDEIDKLIISMLHENSRVSYTDIGKRVGLSRVAVQIRIQNLVEDEVIEKFTVVVNPAKMGIQVSAFFNVEVEPQFLDEVAEKLENENAVSSLYLMSGPSKLHMHGIFSDQQEMEQFLIKTLYPLKGVVSVDCQMLLKRYKSRMGMKL, encoded by the coding sequence ATGAGTGATATGTATCAAATGCCGAACTCTTCATTAGATGAAATTGATAAGTTGATTATTTCGATGCTACATGAGAACTCACGTGTTTCGTACACAGACATCGGAAAACGGGTTGGTTTATCAAGAGTTGCTGTACAAATAAGAATTCAGAATTTAGTTGAAGATGAAGTGATTGAGAAATTCACAGTCGTTGTGAACCCTGCAAAAATGGGTATTCAGGTCTCCGCTTTTTTTAACGTAGAAGTGGAACCACAATTTTTGGACGAAGTTGCTGAAAAGCTAGAAAATGAAAATGCGGTATCCAGCCTATATCTTATGTCCGGGCCAAGTAAGCTCCATATGCACGGCATTTTCTCAGATCAACAGGAGATGGAGCAGTTCCTCATTAAGACACTATATCCTTTAAAAGGTGTTGTCAGTGTCGATTGTCAGATGCTTTTAAAACGATACAAAAGTCGCATGGGTATGAAGCTTTAG